One stretch of Akkermansia sp. RCC_12PD DNA includes these proteins:
- a CDS encoding flavin reductase family protein, translated as MKKIDPKEIRDNAVQLIGHDWMLVTAGTPEHFNMMTASWGGLGFMWKRPVAFVVIRPQRYTFDFIEKGEEFTLSFFSHEYHKALSVCGTTSGRDTDKVAASGLSPYFTENGNVSFTEARLVLECRKLYAEALKPECFLDRAISSEWYAAGDFHKMYIVEILNAWVEE; from the coding sequence ATGAAAAAAATTGATCCAAAGGAAATTCGGGATAATGCCGTGCAGTTGATTGGGCACGACTGGATGCTGGTGACGGCTGGAACGCCGGAGCATTTCAATATGATGACGGCCAGTTGGGGCGGCTTGGGCTTTATGTGGAAGAGACCCGTAGCATTTGTTGTGATTCGCCCGCAGAGATATACGTTCGATTTTATCGAGAAGGGGGAGGAATTCACGCTGTCCTTTTTCAGCCATGAATATCATAAGGCGCTGAGCGTTTGCGGAACGACGAGTGGTCGGGATACGGACAAGGTAGCCGCTTCCGGCCTGTCTCCGTATTTTACGGAAAATGGCAATGTGAGCTTTACGGAAGCCAGGCTGGTGCTGGAATGCCGCAAACTGTATGCGGAGGCCCTGAAACCGGAATGTTTTCTGGACAGGGCAATCTCCTCGGAGTGGTACGCAGCAGGAGATTTCCACAAGATGTACA